A genomic window from Gallus gallus isolate bGalGal1 chromosome 33, bGalGal1.mat.broiler.GRCg7b, whole genome shotgun sequence includes:
- the LOC121107936 gene encoding olfactory receptor 14J1-like — MPNSSSISEFLLLALADTRQLQLLHFWLLLGIYLAALLGNGLISTAVACDHRLHTPMYFFLLNLALLDLGCISTTLPKAMANALWHTRAISYAGCAAQVFFFLFFITAEYSLLTIMSYDRYVAICKPLHYRTLLGSRACATMAAAAWSTGVLNSLLHTANTFSLPLCQSNAINQFFCEIPQILKLSCSESYLREVGLLLFSVCLACGCFVFIVVSYVQIFRAVLRMPSEQGRHKAFSTCLPHLAVLSLFLSTGFFANLRPPSLSSPSLDLMMAFLYSVVPPTLNPLIYSMRNQELRDAVRKMMPWSHFSRDKLLICLCK, encoded by the coding sequence atgcccaacagcagctccatcagcgagttcctcctcctggcgttggcagacacgcggcagctgcagctcctgcacttctggctcttgctgggcatctacctggctgccctcctgggcaacggcctcatcagcacagccgtagcctgcgaccaccgcctgcacacccccatgtacttcttcctcctcaacctcgccctcctcgacctgggctgcatctccaccactctccccaaagccatggccaacgccctctggcacaccagggccatctcctacgcaggatgtgctgcacaggtctttttctttctcttcttcatcactgcGGAATActcccttctcaccatcatgtcctatgaccgctacgttgccatctgcaagcccctgcactacaggaccctgctgggcagcagagcttgtgccaccatggcagcagctgcctggagtACTGGAGTCcttaattccctgctgcacactgccaatacgttttccctgcctctgtgccaaagCAATGCCATcaatcagttcttctgtgaaatcccccagatcctcaagctctcctgctcagaatctTATCTCAGGGAAGTTGGGCTACTCCTTTTTAGTGTCTGTTTAGCctgtgggtgttttgttttcattgttgtgtcctatgtgcagatcttcagggccgtgctgaggatgccctctgagcagggacggcacaaagccttctccacgtgcctccctcacctggccgtgctctccctgtttctcagcactggctTTTTTGCCAATCTAAGGCCcccctctctttcctccccatccTTGGATCTGATGATGGcttttctgtactcagtggttcctccaacactgaatccgctcatctacagcatgaggaaccaggagctcagggatgcagtgaggaaaatgATGCCCTGGTCACATTTCAGCAGGGATAAACTTCTCATCTGTCTCTGCAAATGA